A stretch of Campylobacter gracilis DNA encodes these proteins:
- the rplB gene encoding 50S ribosomal protein L2, with protein sequence MAIKTYKPYTPSRRFMTGLSSEDITAKASVRGLLVKIPAAAGRNNNGRITSRHKQAGAAKLYRIIDFKRNKFGVPGKVEAIEYDPNRNCRIALISYADGEKRYIIKPNDLNVGDVVAAAEGGLDIKPGNAMKMKNIPVGTILHNIELKPGKGAQMARSAGSYAQLMGKEEKYVILRLPSGEMRRVLAECMASIGVVGNEEWANVVIGKAGRNRHRGIRPQTRGSAMNPVDHPHGGGEGKKNSGRHPVTPWGKPTKGYKTRHKKASDKLIISRRKGK encoded by the coding sequence ATGGCGATTAAAACTTATAAACCGTATACTCCAAGTAGAAGATTTATGACCGGTCTTAGCAGCGAGGATATCACTGCAAAAGCTAGCGTTAGAGGCTTGCTCGTTAAAATTCCTGCCGCAGCCGGAAGAAACAACAATGGTCGCATTACCAGTCGCCATAAACAAGCCGGAGCAGCTAAACTTTATAGAATTATCGATTTTAAGCGAAATAAATTCGGTGTTCCTGGCAAAGTCGAGGCGATCGAATACGATCCGAATCGCAACTGCCGTATCGCATTGATCTCATACGCAGACGGCGAGAAGCGCTACATCATCAAGCCTAATGATCTTAATGTGGGCGACGTAGTAGCAGCTGCCGAGGGCGGATTAGATATTAAACCCGGCAACGCGATGAAGATGAAAAACATCCCTGTGGGAACTATCCTGCACAATATCGAGTTAAAACCCGGCAAAGGCGCCCAAATGGCACGTAGCGCAGGAAGTTATGCTCAGCTTATGGGTAAAGAGGAAAAATACGTCATTTTGCGTCTGCCTAGCGGCGAGATGAGAAGAGTGCTCGCAGAGTGCATGGCTAGTATCGGCGTAGTAGGTAACGAAGAGTGGGCAAACGTCGTCATCGGCAAAGCCGGACGCAATCGCCACAGAGGTATCCGTCCTCAAACCAGAGGTTCTGCAATGAACCCGGTTGATCACCCACACGGCGGTGGCGAGGGTAAGAAAAACTCCGGCCGCCATCCGGTAACTCCGTGGGGCAAACCGACGAAGGGCTATAAAACTCGCCATAAAAAAGCGAGCGATAAGCTTATAATTTCAAGAAGGAAAGGAAAATAA
- the rpmC gene encoding 50S ribosomal protein L29, which yields MKYTDLKDKDLAELNSMLKQSKLLLFTARQKLKTMQLSNPNEIRAIKKDIARINTAIKAK from the coding sequence ATGAAATATACTGATTTGAAAGATAAAGATTTGGCTGAGCTAAATTCTATGTTGAAACAAAGTAAGTTGCTTTTATTTACGGCTAGACAAAAGCTAAAAACTATGCAGTTAAGCAATCCTAACGAGATTCGCGCTATCAAAAAAGATATCGCTAGAATCAACACCGCTATTAAAGCGAAATAA
- the rplN gene encoding 50S ribosomal protein L14 gives MIQSFTRLAVADNSGAKELMCIKVLGGSKRRYATIGDIIVCSVKKALPNGKIKRGQVVKAVVVRTTKELHRGNGSLIRFDENAAVILDSKKEPIGTRIFGPIGREVRYGGFMKIVSLAPEVL, from the coding sequence ATGATACAGAGTTTTACCAGACTTGCGGTAGCTGATAATAGCGGCGCAAAAGAACTTATGTGTATTAAAGTTTTGGGCGGCAGCAAAAGAAGATACGCTACAATCGGTGATATCATCGTTTGCTCTGTAAAAAAAGCGCTCCCTAACGGCAAGATTAAGCGCGGTCAAGTAGTAAAAGCCGTAGTCGTTCGTACGACTAAAGAGTTGCACAGAGGCAACGGCTCACTAATTAGATTCGATGAGAACGCAGCCGTTATTTTGGATTCAAAAAAAGAGCCGATCGGTACTCGTATTTTCGGTCCTATCGGTAGAGAGGTCAGATACGGCGGTTTTATGAAGATCGTTTCGCTGGCTCCGGAGGTTTTATAA
- the rplE gene encoding 50S ribosomal protein L5, producing MSRLKDKYANSIRAALQKEFDIKNPMLIPALEKIVISVGTGESSKDQKVLQNMADTISLIAGQKALIVNAKKSVAGFKVREGFPVGIMVTLRKEQMFAFLDKLISIALPRVKDFRGLPRTGFDGRGNYNFGLQEQLMFPEVEYDQILKTHGMNITVVTTTNNDKEAFKLLELFGMPFAKGK from the coding sequence ATGAGCAGACTAAAAGATAAATACGCTAATTCCATCAGAGCTGCTTTGCAGAAAGAATTTGATATAAAAAATCCTATGCTTATCCCGGCGCTTGAAAAGATCGTTATCAGCGTAGGAACGGGCGAATCGAGCAAAGATCAAAAGGTGCTTCAAAATATGGCCGATACTATCTCACTGATCGCAGGCCAAAAAGCGCTTATCGTCAATGCAAAAAAATCGGTTGCCGGTTTTAAAGTGCGCGAAGGTTTCCCGGTAGGCATAATGGTTACATTACGAAAAGAGCAGATGTTTGCCTTCCTGGACAAACTGATCTCTATCGCGCTTCCTAGAGTTAAGGATTTCCGAGGACTACCTAGAACGGGCTTTGACGGACGCGGCAATTATAACTTCGGCTTGCAAGAGCAGCTGATGTTCCCAGAGGTCGAATACGATCAAATTTTAAAAACTCACGGTATGAATATAACCGTCGTAACGACTACAAATAACGATAAAGAGGCATTTAAATTGCTAGAGTTATTCGGCATGCCTTTTGCAAAAGGAAAATGA
- the rpsS gene encoding 30S ribosomal protein S19 gives MARSLKKGPFVDDHVMKKVVAAKKAGDNKPIKTWSRRSTIVPEMIGLTFNVHNGKNFIPVYVTEHHIGYKLGEFAPTRTFKGHKGSVQKKIGK, from the coding sequence ATGGCTAGATCGCTAAAAAAAGGTCCTTTCGTAGATGATCACGTAATGAAAAAAGTCGTTGCGGCGAAGAAAGCCGGCGATAACAAACCGATCAAGACTTGGTCGAGACGAAGCACGATCGTGCCTGAGATGATCGGACTTACGTTTAACGTTCATAACGGAAAGAATTTTATCCCGGTTTACGTTACCGAACATCATATCGGTTATAAATTAGGCGAGTTCGCTCCTACGCGCACTTTCAAGGGCCACAAAGGCTCCGTGCAGAAAAAGATCGGCAAGTAA
- the rplV gene encoding 50S ribosomal protein L22 — protein sequence MSKSTIKFVRLSPTKARLIAKQIQGMNAEFALATLEFTPNRGAKYIATAISSAVANGGFEPEEVVVTSCRVDAGPVLKRFRPRARGTASRIRKPTSHIIVEVAKPSKKEA from the coding sequence ATGAGTAAATCAACTATTAAATTTGTTCGCCTTTCGCCGACAAAAGCAAGACTTATCGCAAAGCAAATTCAAGGCATGAATGCGGAATTTGCCCTTGCTACTTTAGAATTTACGCCTAATCGCGGCGCGAAATATATCGCTACGGCGATTTCAAGCGCGGTCGCAAACGGCGGCTTTGAGCCTGAAGAGGTCGTAGTTACCAGCTGCCGAGTGGATGCGGGTCCCGTACTTAAGAGATTTCGTCCGCGCGCCAGAGGTACGGCTAGCCGTATCCGCAAGCCTACTTCGCACATCATCGTCGAAGTAGCAAAACCAAGTAAGAAGGAAGCGTAA
- a CDS encoding 50S ribosomal protein L23, whose product MADITDIKTILYTEKSLGLQENGVVVIQTSPSVTKNGLKSVLKNYFGITPLKINSLRQDGKVKRFRGKMGARNDVKKFYVKLPEGASLESMEA is encoded by the coding sequence ATGGCAGATATAACAGATATCAAAACGATCCTTTATACGGAAAAGTCTCTCGGTCTTCAAGAAAACGGCGTGGTCGTTATCCAAACTAGCCCGTCGGTTACGAAAAACGGACTAAAGAGCGTTTTAAAAAACTATTTCGGGATCACTCCGCTAAAGATAAATTCTTTAAGACAGGACGGCAAAGTAAAAAGATTTAGAGGTAAAATGGGCGCTAGAAACGATGTAAAAAAATTCTACGTCAAACTACCTGAGGGCGCAAGCCTAGAAAGCATGGAGGCGTAA
- the rpsJ gene encoding 30S ribosomal protein S10 gives MQKIRLKLKAYDHRVLDRTVSAIVEAVKRTGADVRGPVPMPTKIKRYTVLRSPHVNKDSREQFEMKIHARMLDIVAATPDTVDSLTKLDLAPEVNVEVHAMGK, from the coding sequence ATGCAAAAAATTAGGTTAAAACTCAAGGCTTATGACCATCGAGTTTTAGATCGCACAGTTTCGGCTATCGTTGAAGCCGTAAAAAGAACAGGTGCGGACGTCAGAGGTCCCGTGCCGATGCCTACGAAGATTAAACGCTACACCGTTTTAAGATCTCCGCACGTAAATAAAGACTCCAGAGAGCAGTTTGAGATGAAAATTCACGCTCGTATGCTAGACATCGTAGCGGCTACGCCAGATACGGTTGATTCGCTAACTAAGCTTGATTTGGCTCCGGAAGTCAACGTCGAAGTTCATGCGATGGGCAAATAA
- the rplP gene encoding 50S ribosomal protein L16, whose product MLMPKRTKYRKMMKGRNRGYATRGNSLTFGDFGIKAVEAGRVNSRQIEAARVAMTRFVNRQAKIWIKVFPDKPLTKKPLQTRMGKGKSGVEEWVMNIKPGRIIFEMTGVSEEVAKEALMLSIHKLPFKTKIVSRESENEIY is encoded by the coding sequence ATGTTGATGCCAAAAAGAACAAAATACCGCAAGATGATGAAAGGTCGCAATCGCGGCTATGCGACGAGAGGAAATTCCTTGACGTTCGGCGATTTCGGTATCAAAGCGGTAGAGGCGGGTAGGGTAAATTCTCGCCAGATCGAAGCGGCTCGTGTCGCGATGACGCGCTTCGTGAATCGTCAAGCTAAAATTTGGATTAAGGTATTCCCAGACAAACCGCTTACCAAAAAGCCTCTACAAACTCGTATGGGTAAGGGTAAGAGCGGCGTAGAAGAGTGGGTAATGAATATAAAACCGGGCAGGATCATTTTCGAGATGACCGGCGTTAGCGAAGAGGTTGCTAAAGAGGCGCTTATGCTTTCGATTCATAAACTACCTTTTAAAACGAAAATCGTAAGTAGGGAAAGCGAAAATGAAATATACTGA
- the rplX gene encoding 50S ribosomal protein L24: MAVKFKIKKGDQVKIIAGDDKGKTGTVKAVFPKKAQVIVEGCKMAKKAIKPTEQNPQGGFTSKEMPMDISNVALVEG; the protein is encoded by the coding sequence ATGGCAGTAAAATTTAAGATTAAAAAGGGTGATCAAGTAAAGATCATCGCAGGTGACGATAAGGGCAAAACAGGTACCGTTAAGGCCGTCTTTCCTAAAAAAGCTCAAGTTATCGTCGAGGGTTGTAAAATGGCTAAAAAGGCTATCAAACCAACCGAGCAAAATCCGCAAGGCGGCTTTACAAGCAAAGAGATGCCTATGGATATTTCAAACGTTGCGTTGGTAGAGGGTTGA
- the rplD gene encoding 50S ribosomal protein L4, which translates to MSKVSVLNEKLEKASEIEIPAKFSEVNSHNLYLYVKSYLASLRANTANAKTRAEVSGGGKKPWRQKGRGGARAGSTRTNVWVGGAVAFGPTNERNYEQKVNKKQKRLALEFAINEKANEGKIFIFDDLELKSGKTKDAANFIKKLGVRDALIVKNELDAQTLLAYRNLKNCYVIDASEVNAYLIAVYGSVVFEKAAFESIVKED; encoded by the coding sequence ATGAGTAAAGTAAGCGTGCTTAACGAAAAACTGGAAAAAGCAAGCGAAATTGAAATCCCTGCGAAATTTTCGGAAGTCAATTCGCACAATCTATATTTATACGTCAAATCTTACCTTGCTTCGCTTCGCGCAAATACGGCTAACGCTAAAACTCGCGCCGAGGTTAGCGGCGGCGGTAAAAAACCGTGGCGACAAAAGGGTCGCGGTGGCGCACGTGCGGGCTCAACGAGAACCAATGTCTGGGTAGGCGGCGCGGTCGCATTCGGTCCGACTAACGAGCGAAATTACGAGCAGAAGGTCAATAAAAAGCAAAAACGCCTTGCGCTGGAATTTGCTATCAATGAGAAAGCAAACGAGGGTAAAATTTTTATCTTCGACGATTTGGAGCTAAAAAGCGGTAAAACCAAAGATGCGGCAAATTTTATCAAGAAACTGGGCGTTAGAGATGCGTTGATCGTTAAAAACGAGCTGGACGCACAAACTCTTTTGGCCTATAGAAATCTTAAGAATTGCTATGTCATTGATGCAAGCGAGGTCAATGCTTACCTGATAGCAGTTTACGGCTCAGTCGTATTCGAAAAAGCGGCATTTGAATCAATAGTGAAAGAGGACTAA
- the rplC gene encoding 50S ribosomal protein L3, translating into MEYIVEKIGMSRTIDTSSTPVTLLRLINTKICEVCDEKKAIVAYADGKAYNKAIAGIQKKYSLSKEFNKFATLSLENAELGDQNLDVLSEAKIVKVSFRSKGKGYQGVIKRHGFAGGPAAHGSRFHRRPGSIGNCEWPGRVQPGMRMAGHTGNETITAKNEVVSFDAENKILVLKGSVPGFNGAMGRIRIVK; encoded by the coding sequence ATGGAATATATTGTAGAAAAAATAGGTATGAGTAGGACGATCGACACGAGCAGCACGCCCGTGACGCTTTTACGACTTATCAATACCAAAATTTGCGAAGTTTGCGATGAGAAAAAAGCTATCGTAGCCTACGCAGACGGCAAGGCGTATAACAAAGCTATCGCCGGCATTCAAAAGAAATATAGTTTGAGTAAGGAATTTAATAAATTTGCGACGTTAAGCTTAGAAAATGCCGAGCTTGGCGATCAAAATTTAGATGTTTTGAGCGAGGCCAAGATCGTCAAAGTAAGCTTCAGATCAAAAGGCAAAGGCTATCAAGGCGTCATTAAGCGCCATGGCTTTGCAGGCGGCCCTGCAGCGCACGGTAGCCGCTTCCACCGAAGGCCTGGTTCTATTGGCAACTGCGAGTGGCCCGGTCGCGTTCAGCCTGGTATGCGGATGGCGGGACACACTGGAAATGAAACGATCACTGCCAAAAACGAAGTCGTAAGCTTTGATGCCGAGAATAAAATTTTGGTGCTTAAGGGCTCGGTTCCTGGATTTAACGGCGCAATGGGCAGAATAAGGATAGTAAAATGA
- a CDS encoding ATP-binding protein has product MNDLKFFYENPPEFAGFIPRKRGIDSPKTIIYGVLNSGKSAVLKNEISELKKDEILYLNLADLRLEEAVANDAIFVARNSADNTRASEANEYEISREATLDADMPSVDEIYRAAVKNTDTKNAKNASTGGSNNIKNAEFYSTKNRSENFFREIKEFLVANEQISSLFLDNFSSTDFEISSLQSFAGGLNLKRIIISTRDKELVLPGFERLELLPLSFEEFIAFDKRHNEINSMISAFLAQGGGAKNPFIAPAEILEFEQRLLAANFSRTEILILKECLSSVHTAFSANKIYTALKPRIKISKDAVYGTIAKLERENFIRFLSKAGEPTRAKKLYFSHFNMREILTSKKDFSKKFANVLFCELLGLNTPIFYTKELDFYLPGLKMGVLVIPFSDADIIFLKFRKILSVLKKLGITSLKVVSMANSGRLEIEGIRCDVIPFHEFALSF; this is encoded by the coding sequence ATGAATGATCTAAAATTTTTTTACGAAAATCCGCCGGAATTTGCAGGCTTTATCCCGCGCAAAAGAGGTATAGACTCGCCCAAAACTATAATATACGGAGTGCTAAATTCCGGCAAAAGCGCCGTGCTGAAAAATGAAATTTCGGAACTTAAAAAAGATGAAATTTTGTACCTGAATTTAGCCGATCTACGCCTTGAAGAGGCGGTAGCGAATGATGCAATTTTTGTGGCTAGAAATAGTGCGGACAATACAAGGGCTAGCGAAGCAAATGAATATGAAATAAGTAGAGAAGCTACGCTAGACGCGGATATGCCCAGCGTAGATGAAATTTATCGCGCCGCCGTAAAAAATACAGATACAAAAAACGCAAAAAACGCAAGCACAGGCGGCTCAAACAACATAAAAAATGCGGAGTTCTACAGCACAAAAAACAGGAGCGAGAATTTCTTCCGCGAGATCAAAGAATTTTTAGTCGCCAACGAGCAAATTTCATCGCTTTTTTTAGATAATTTCAGTAGCACCGATTTTGAAATTTCATCGCTTCAAAGCTTTGCTGGGGGGCTAAATTTAAAGCGCATTATAATTTCTACTCGCGATAAAGAGTTAGTTTTGCCAGGCTTTGAGCGGCTTGAGCTTTTGCCGCTTTCGTTTGAGGAATTTATCGCCTTTGACAAGCGCCACAACGAGATAAACTCGATGATTTCGGCATTTTTAGCCCAAGGCGGCGGCGCAAAAAACCCCTTCATAGCGCCTGCCGAAATTTTAGAATTCGAGCAGAGGCTGCTTGCGGCGAACTTTAGCCGCACGGAAATTTTAATCCTCAAAGAGTGCCTAAGCTCTGTCCACACCGCATTTAGTGCAAATAAAATTTACACCGCGCTAAAGCCGCGTATCAAGATCTCAAAAGACGCGGTATACGGCACTATCGCCAAGCTTGAGCGGGAAAATTTCATCAGATTTTTAAGCAAAGCTGGCGAGCCTACGCGCGCAAAAAAACTATATTTTTCACATTTTAACATGCGCGAAATTTTAACAAGCAAAAAGGACTTCTCTAAAAAATTTGCCAACGTCCTTTTTTGCGAGCTTTTGGGGCTAAATACGCCGATTTTTTACACAAAAGAGCTGGATTTTTACCTGCCAGGCCTAAAGATGGGGGTTCTCGTCATCCCATTCAGCGACGCGGACATTATCTTTTTGAAATTCCGCAAAATCTTAAGCGTGCTCAAAAAGCTTGGCATCACAAGTTTAAAAGTTGTGTCTATGGCAAACTCCGGTAGGCTCGAGATTGAGGGCATCCGCTGTGACGTCATACCCTTTCACGAATTCGCACTCAGCTTTTAG
- the rpsC gene encoding 30S ribosomal protein S3, whose amino-acid sequence MGQKVNPIGLRLGINRNWESRWFPSKATLSESIGEDYKIRKFLKAKLYYAGISQILIERTAKKIRVTIVAARPGIIIGKKGGEVENLRSEVVKLVNKDIAINIKEERKVGSNALLAAENVAMQLERRVAFRRAMKKVIQGAQKAGAKGIKICVAGRLGGAEMARTEWYLEGRVPLHTLRARIDYGFAEAHTTYGNIGIKVWIFKGEILQKGIQAEKTDDAPKKTRRPRRGK is encoded by the coding sequence ATGGGACAGAAAGTAAATCCGATCGGTTTAAGATTAGGAATTAATCGAAATTGGGAGTCTAGATGGTTCCCTTCTAAAGCGACGCTTTCCGAGAGTATCGGCGAGGATTACAAGATTCGCAAATTTTTAAAAGCCAAGCTTTACTATGCGGGAATTAGCCAAATTCTTATCGAAAGAACGGCTAAGAAAATTCGCGTAACGATCGTAGCCGCAAGACCGGGTATTATCATCGGCAAAAAAGGCGGCGAGGTCGAAAATTTAAGAAGCGAAGTCGTTAAGCTAGTCAATAAAGACATAGCCATTAATATCAAAGAGGAGCGCAAAGTAGGCTCGAACGCACTTTTGGCTGCGGAAAACGTAGCTATGCAACTAGAGCGTCGCGTTGCATTCCGCCGCGCTATGAAGAAAGTCATCCAAGGCGCTCAAAAAGCGGGCGCAAAGGGAATTAAAATTTGCGTCGCAGGTCGCTTGGGCGGTGCAGAGATGGCTAGAACCGAATGGTATTTGGAGGGACGCGTTCCGCTTCATACTCTAAGGGCTAGGATCGATTACGGCTTTGCCGAAGCGCATACGACCTACGGCAATATCGGCATTAAGGTTTGGATCTTTAAGGGTGAAATTTTACAAAAAGGCATCCAGGCTGAAAAAACCGACGATGCGCCTAAAAAAACACGCAGACCAAGAAGAGGTAAATAG
- the rpsQ gene encoding 30S ribosomal protein S17, with the protein MAFKREIQGVVVKKAGDKTATVLVERRVMHPRYRKIVKRFKKYLIHDENNVVKIGDTISAIECRPLSARKSFRLKAVLKTGVE; encoded by the coding sequence ATGGCATTTAAAAGAGAAATTCAAGGCGTAGTTGTAAAGAAGGCGGGCGATAAAACAGCTACCGTTTTGGTAGAAAGAAGGGTTATGCACCCTAGATATAGAAAGATCGTAAAAAGATTTAAAAAATATCTGATCCACGATGAGAACAACGTCGTAAAGATCGGCGATACCATATCTGCGATTGAGTGCAGACCGCTAAGCGCTAGAAAATCGTTTCGCTTAAAAGCGGTTTTGAAAACAGGAGTTGAATAA
- a CDS encoding type Z 30S ribosomal protein S14, which yields MAKKSMVAKAKRPAKFSTRAYTRCQICGRPHSVYKDFGICRVCLRKMANEGLIPGLKKASW from the coding sequence ATGGCAAAAAAATCAATGGTAGCCAAGGCGAAACGCCCCGCTAAATTTAGCACTCGCGCATATACCAGATGTCAAATTTGCGGTCGTCCGCACTCCGTTTATAAGGATTTTGGAATTTGTCGCGTTTGCCTTCGCAAGATGGCAAATGAGGGCTTGATCCCGGGTCTAAAAAAAGCAAGCTGGTAA
- the rpsH gene encoding 30S ribosomal protein S8, translating into MINDLISDGLTRIRNAAMRRLDTTKLFHSNVVEAMLKILAEKGYIESYNVVEENNKKIINVVLKYDEKGRSVINEVKRISTPGRRVYQGKDEIKRFKNGYGTVVVSTSKGVMSGIDAHKAGVGGEVLCTIW; encoded by the coding sequence ATGATTAACGATCTTATTTCAGATGGACTAACTCGCATCAGAAATGCTGCGATGCGAAGGCTAGATACGACTAAGCTTTTTCACTCAAACGTCGTTGAGGCTATGCTTAAAATTTTAGCCGAGAAGGGCTATATCGAGAGCTACAACGTAGTAGAGGAAAACAATAAAAAGATCATCAACGTAGTGCTTAAATACGACGAAAAGGGCAGGAGCGTGATAAACGAAGTTAAAAGAATTTCGACTCCGGGTCGCCGTGTATATCAGGGCAAAGACGAAATCAAGCGCTTCAAAAACGGCTACGGAACCGTCGTCGTTAGCACAAGCAAGGGCGTTATGAGTGGTATTGACGCGCACAAAGCCGGCGTCGGTGGCGAAGTGCTTTGCACGATCTGGTAA